The following are from one region of the Thermoproteus uzoniensis 768-20 genome:
- a CDS encoding acetate uptake transporter has protein sequence MANGSTANPAPLGLSGFALTTLVLSSFNAGLLSGQGVPVVLGLAAFYGGLAQLVAGILEYFKGNTFGYVAFFTYGAFWEWFYLTVAFFPQSLPYVPIVLWAFGIFTFVMWIGTFRANAALFVVFLLLWITFFLLAAGATVAGGYVGILTALAAWYTAFAQVLAEMWGKPAGAFLGPPPVKPKK, from the coding sequence ATGGCAAACGGAAGTACGGCAAATCCGGCGCCTCTAGGCCTCTCGGGCTTCGCGTTGACGACGCTTGTGTTGAGTAGCTTTAACGCAGGCCTCCTCAGCGGGCAGGGTGTGCCTGTGGTGCTCGGCTTGGCCGCGTTCTACGGAGGCTTGGCGCAACTCGTCGCGGGTATTTTGGAGTATTTCAAGGGCAATACATTCGGCTACGTGGCCTTCTTCACATACGGCGCCTTCTGGGAGTGGTTCTACCTCACGGTGGCCTTCTTCCCGCAGTCTCTGCCGTACGTCCCCATAGTGTTGTGGGCCTTCGGCATATTTACCTTCGTCATGTGGATAGGCACGTTTAGGGCCAACGCGGCTCTGTTCGTCGTGTTCCTCCTCTTGTGGATCACCTTCTTCCTCCTAGCCGCAGGCGCCACAGTGGCCGGGGGCTATGTGGGCATACTGACCGCGTTGGCCGCCTGGTACACCGCCTTTGCCCAAGTCCTGGCTGAGATGTGGGGGAAGCCGGCCGGCGCGTTCCTAGGCCCGCCTCCGGTTAAGCCCAAGAAATAA
- a CDS encoding aspartyl protease family protein produces MGLVYVDIVVKHGDRRRDVRALVDSGATYTVLRRDVWEYLGLKPMGEMEFVLADGTTIRRGISEALVELPGYGERHTPVVLGESEDENLLGVVTLEIFGLVLDPFRRELRPIRALMK; encoded by the coding sequence GTGGGCCTCGTCTACGTGGACATAGTCGTGAAGCACGGGGACAGGAGGAGGGACGTAAGGGCCCTAGTCGATTCGGGAGCCACGTACACCGTGTTGAGGAGGGACGTGTGGGAGTATCTAGGGCTTAAGCCGATGGGCGAGATGGAGTTCGTCTTGGCAGACGGCACGACGATAAGGAGAGGCATCTCGGAAGCTCTAGTGGAGCTACCCGGCTACGGCGAGAGGCACACCCCCGTAGTCTTGGGCGAGAGCGAGGACGAGAACCTCCTCGGCGTTGTGACTCTGGAGATCTTCGGGCTGGTGCTCGACCCCTTTAGGAGAGAGCTTAGGCCTATAAGGGCCTTGATGAAGTAA
- a CDS encoding MarC family protein: protein MTPLEFVEVVGQIYAIENPIGKLGIVGEMAMDRPQEFRKAVRAMAIAVIVLSSIFSLVGGPLLSALNIDIVGFKIAGGIIILSTSVITLVHGSTATLGGKLEEAAVVPLATPLIVGPGTMTTLILYSTIYGPAITLLGSLTASALSIATLYAGARLVKAVGPIPARALGRFMALIIATTGTELVLSGVSQYVARLRA from the coding sequence GTGACCCCTCTCGAGTTCGTGGAGGTGGTAGGACAGATCTACGCCATAGAGAACCCCATAGGCAAGCTGGGGATAGTCGGCGAGATGGCCATGGACCGCCCTCAGGAGTTCAGGAAGGCCGTTAGGGCTATGGCAATCGCGGTCATAGTGCTCTCGTCCATATTCTCTCTGGTAGGGGGCCCGCTCCTCTCGGCTCTAAACATAGACATAGTCGGGTTCAAGATAGCCGGCGGCATAATTATCCTGTCCACGTCGGTGATCACGCTGGTGCACGGGAGCACCGCCACGTTGGGCGGCAAGCTGGAAGAGGCTGCTGTGGTGCCGCTCGCCACGCCGCTTATAGTGGGGCCCGGCACAATGACCACGCTGATATTGTACTCGACGATCTACGGCCCGGCTATCACGTTGTTGGGGTCGCTGACGGCCTCCGCGTTGTCCATCGCCACGCTCTATGCCGGTGCCAGACTCGTGAAGGCTGTCGGGCCGATACCGGCGAGGGCATTGGGGCGGTTCATGGCGTTGATTATAGCTACCACGGGCACCGAGCTCGTGCTGTCGGGCGTGTCGCAATATGTCGCGCGGCTCCGGGCTTAG
- the acs gene encoding acetate--CoA ligase, translated as MSLEEKNLPFDEYIYNDKWRSRTIDIKTYWEYHKKSVENLEEFWASIARELEWFRPWEKVLDASNPPFYKWFVGGELNLSYLAIDRHVKTWRKNKLALIWEGEPVDQTGYPTDRRKFTYYDLWREVNRVAYMLRNNFGIKKGDRITLYLPMIPELPIAMYAAWRIGAITNVVFSGFSADALADRINDSQSRLVITADGFWRRGKVVRLKDIVDKALEKAPSVENVIVYKRLGLNDVPMTEGRDWFWDKAMAGVPHNAYVEPERIESTHPSYMLYTSGTTGKPKGIVHDTGGWAVHVYATMKWVFDLRDDDIYWCTADIGWVTGHSYIVLGPMLMGATQVMYEGAPDFPQPDRWWSIIERYGVTVLYTSPTAIRTFMRFGEEWPRKHDLSTLRIIHSVGEPINPEAWRWAYTNLGYQNVAFGSTWWMTETGGIVISHAPGLYLVPMKAGTNGPPLPGFEADVVDDNGKPVPPGVKGYLVLKRPWPGMLQTIWGDPERYIKTYWSRFPGMFYAGDYAIKDKDGYIWVLGRADEVIKVAGHRLGTYELESALISHPAVAEAAVIGIPDPIKGEVPIAFVVLKQGVAGTDELRKELRQHIRNTVGPIAEPAQIYFVTKLPKTRSGKIMRRLLRAVATGAPLGDVTTLEDETSVEEAKRAYEELKKEVS; from the coding sequence ATGTCTCTCGAAGAGAAGAACCTACCGTTCGATGAGTATATATACAACGATAAGTGGCGATCGCGAACTATAGATATCAAGACCTACTGGGAATACCACAAGAAATCGGTCGAGAACCTTGAGGAGTTCTGGGCCTCCATCGCTAGGGAGCTTGAGTGGTTTAGGCCTTGGGAGAAGGTTCTTGACGCCTCTAATCCGCCGTTTTATAAGTGGTTTGTTGGGGGTGAGCTGAACCTCTCCTATCTGGCTATTGATAGGCATGTCAAGACTTGGCGTAAGAACAAGCTGGCGCTGATATGGGAAGGAGAGCCGGTAGACCAGACAGGATACCCCACAGACAGGAGAAAATTCACCTACTACGACCTATGGAGAGAAGTAAACAGAGTGGCGTACATGTTGCGGAACAACTTCGGCATAAAGAAGGGCGACCGCATAACGCTGTATCTGCCGATGATACCCGAGTTGCCCATAGCCATGTACGCGGCGTGGAGGATAGGCGCCATAACCAACGTGGTGTTCTCGGGCTTCTCGGCCGACGCGTTGGCCGACCGCATAAACGACTCGCAGAGCAGGCTCGTGATAACGGCGGACGGCTTCTGGAGGAGGGGGAAGGTAGTGAGGCTTAAGGATATCGTGGACAAGGCTCTGGAGAAGGCGCCCTCGGTGGAGAACGTCATAGTTTACAAGAGGCTCGGCCTCAACGACGTGCCCATGACGGAGGGCAGAGACTGGTTCTGGGACAAGGCCATGGCCGGGGTGCCGCACAACGCCTACGTCGAGCCCGAGAGGATAGAGAGCACTCACCCGTCCTACATGCTGTATACCTCCGGCACCACCGGGAAGCCCAAGGGCATAGTCCACGACACGGGCGGCTGGGCCGTCCACGTCTACGCCACCATGAAGTGGGTCTTCGACTTGAGGGACGACGACATATACTGGTGCACCGCCGACATAGGCTGGGTCACCGGCCACTCGTACATAGTGCTCGGGCCCATGCTCATGGGCGCTACGCAGGTGATGTACGAGGGCGCTCCAGACTTCCCGCAACCCGACCGCTGGTGGTCGATAATTGAGAGGTACGGCGTCACCGTGCTGTACACCTCGCCGACCGCCATAAGGACCTTCATGAGGTTCGGCGAGGAGTGGCCCAGGAAACACGACCTGTCAACTCTCAGAATTATCCACTCGGTGGGCGAGCCCATAAACCCCGAGGCGTGGAGGTGGGCCTACACCAACCTCGGCTACCAGAACGTGGCCTTCGGCTCCACGTGGTGGATGACGGAGACTGGGGGCATAGTGATATCGCACGCGCCGGGCCTCTACCTGGTGCCTATGAAGGCCGGCACGAACGGCCCGCCGCTTCCCGGCTTCGAGGCGGACGTAGTAGACGACAACGGCAAGCCCGTACCGCCGGGCGTCAAGGGCTATCTAGTGCTCAAGAGGCCGTGGCCCGGCATGCTCCAGACCATCTGGGGCGATCCAGAGCGCTATATTAAGACTTACTGGAGTAGGTTTCCGGGTATGTTCTATGCTGGGGATTACGCGATTAAGGATAAGGACGGCTATATCTGGGTGTTGGGGAGAGCCGACGAGGTGATTAAAGTCGCCGGACACCGCCTAGGCACCTACGAGCTAGAGTCAGCCCTCATATCCCACCCAGCAGTAGCGGAGGCAGCAGTAATAGGCATACCAGACCCAATAAAGGGAGAAGTACCCATAGCGTTTGTCGTGTTGAAGCAAGGCGTGGCCGGGACCGACGAGCTGAGGAAGGAGCTCCGCCAGCACATACGCAACACCGTAGGCCCCATCGCCGAGCCGGCCCAGATATACTTCGTCACGAAGCTCCCCAAGACGCGCTCCGGCAAGATAATGAGGCGCCTCCTGAGGGCTGTGGCGACCGGGGCGCCGCTCGGCGACGTGACGACGTTGGAGGACGAGACGTCGGTGGAGGAGGCGAAGAGGGCGTACGAGGAGTTAAAGAAGGAAGTATCATAA